A single Streptomyces sannanensis DNA region contains:
- a CDS encoding amino acid ABC transporter ATP-binding protein yields MSGVSVDKGTKDAVPADSLVVLSNVNKHFGALHVLQDVDLTIARGEVVVVIGPSGSGKSTLCRAINRLETIDSGVITIDGKPLPAEGRELARLRADVGMVFQSFNLFAHKTVLENVMLGQVKVRKTDKKAAEEKARTLLDRVGVLSQADKYPAQLSGGQQQRVAIARALAMDPKVILFDEPTSALDPEMINEVLEVMQQLARDGMTMVVVTHEMGFARSAANRVVFMADGKIVEEATPDQFFSNPRSDRAKDFLSKILHH; encoded by the coding sequence ATGAGCGGAGTATCAGTGGACAAGGGCACCAAGGACGCCGTGCCGGCGGACAGCCTGGTCGTGCTGAGCAACGTCAACAAGCACTTCGGCGCGCTGCATGTGCTCCAGGACGTCGACCTGACCATCGCCCGCGGCGAAGTCGTGGTCGTCATCGGGCCGTCCGGGTCGGGCAAGTCCACGCTGTGCCGCGCCATCAACCGCCTGGAGACGATCGACTCGGGCGTGATCACCATCGACGGCAAGCCGCTCCCGGCCGAGGGACGCGAGCTCGCCCGGCTGCGCGCCGATGTGGGCATGGTCTTCCAGTCGTTCAACCTCTTCGCGCACAAGACCGTGCTGGAAAACGTCATGCTCGGCCAGGTCAAGGTCCGCAAGACGGACAAGAAGGCCGCCGAGGAGAAGGCCCGCACCCTGCTCGACCGGGTCGGTGTCCTCTCCCAGGCGGACAAGTACCCGGCCCAACTCTCCGGTGGCCAGCAGCAACGGGTGGCGATCGCCCGTGCACTGGCCATGGACCCGAAGGTGATCCTCTTCGACGAGCCGACTTCGGCGCTCGACCCGGAGATGATCAACGAGGTGCTGGAGGTCATGCAGCAGCTCGCCCGGGACGGGATGACGATGGTCGTCGTCACCCATGAGATGGGCTTTGCGCGTTCGGCCGCCAACCGGGTCGTGTTCATGGCGGACGGAAAAATCGTCGAAGAGGCCACGCCGGACCAGTTCTTCAGCAATCCTCGCAGCGACCGCGCCAAGGACTTCCTGTCGAAGATCCTGCACCACTGA
- a CDS encoding glutamate ABC transporter substrate-binding protein has product MKFRKASAAAAAAVALAVTATACGGSDSGGGDDKKITIGIKFDQPGLGLKTPDGKYEGFDVDVATYVAKELGYDAKDITWKQSPSAERENLIKNGDVKFVVASYSINDKRKKEVDFAGPYLLAHQDLLVRADDSSITKAEDLNTKKLCSVTGSTSAQNVKDKLAPKADLLEQGGYSECLTGLENKAVDALTTDDSILAGYAAQKEHQGKFKLVGLKMSDEKYGIGLKKGDKDLQAKINKALEKMVSDGTWDQLVQKNFGPANYKNEPAPKIEETS; this is encoded by the coding sequence ATGAAGTTCCGCAAGGCCTCCGCTGCTGCCGCAGCCGCCGTCGCCCTCGCCGTGACCGCCACCGCCTGTGGTGGCAGCGACAGTGGTGGCGGCGACGACAAGAAGATCACCATCGGCATCAAGTTCGACCAGCCGGGTCTGGGCCTGAAGACCCCCGACGGCAAGTACGAGGGCTTCGACGTCGATGTCGCCACGTATGTCGCCAAGGAACTGGGCTACGACGCCAAGGACATCACCTGGAAGCAGTCCCCCAGTGCCGAGCGCGAGAACCTGATCAAGAACGGTGACGTGAAGTTCGTCGTCGCCAGCTACTCGATCAACGACAAGCGCAAGAAGGAAGTCGACTTCGCCGGCCCGTACCTCCTGGCCCACCAGGACCTGCTGGTCCGCGCGGACGACAGCTCGATCACCAAGGCCGAGGACCTCAACACCAAGAAGCTCTGCTCGGTGACCGGCTCGACCTCGGCGCAGAACGTCAAGGACAAGCTGGCCCCCAAGGCCGACCTCCTGGAGCAGGGCGGCTACTCCGAGTGCCTGACCGGTCTGGAGAACAAGGCCGTCGACGCCCTCACCACCGATGACTCCATCCTGGCCGGCTACGCCGCGCAGAAGGAGCACCAGGGCAAGTTCAAGCTCGTCGGCCTCAAGATGAGCGACGAGAAGTACGGCATCGGTCTGAAGAAGGGCGACAAGGACCTTCAGGCCAAGATCAACAAGGCGCTGGAGAAGATGGTCTCCGACGGCACCTGGGACCAGCTCGTGCAGAAGAACTTCGGCCCGGCCAACTACAAGAACGAGCCCGCGCCGAAGATCGAGGAAACCAGCTGA
- a CDS encoding antitoxin, whose product MDKMKTKFGPAKEKASGYAVKHGDKLDKLGHGLEKAAKTVDEKTKHKYSSKIQSGTGKAKGTLDRLAHPAKEEGGTGGTPPAS is encoded by the coding sequence ATGGACAAGATGAAGACCAAGTTCGGCCCGGCCAAGGAAAAGGCCTCCGGCTACGCGGTGAAGCACGGAGACAAGCTCGACAAGCTGGGACACGGCCTGGAGAAGGCTGCGAAGACGGTCGACGAGAAGACCAAGCACAAGTACAGCAGCAAGATCCAGTCGGGTACGGGCAAGGCGAAGGGGACCCTGGACCGCCTCGCGCACCCCGCCAAGGAAGAGGGCGGCACCGGGGGCACTCCGCCGGCCTCCTGA
- a CDS encoding TAXI family TRAP transporter solute-binding subunit: MFAPLSRISRRRALQGSGVALVLFGMLLWWLLPIGETPPSGTLTFSTGARNGVYQRYGELLQAALARDLPDVTISLRTSEGSQQNLARVATGQADFTIATADAVATYQRKGGPGAGRLRGCARLYDDYVQLVVPRGSTVRSADELRGRRVAVGQPGSGVRLIAERLLRAAGLDPQRDIVPVAAGIDTAPDRLERGELDAFIWSGGLPTTAIVDLSQRFPVRLVPLGDLLPALHAQDGIADYYRAATMPADAYREVQDGFPVTTVAVANLLVTTDRTSPQLTEGFTRSVIRSRDGVGREVHAAQLVDLRTAIYTDPLPLHEGARRYYLSVKP, encoded by the coding sequence ATGTTCGCGCCGCTCTCCCGGATCAGCCGCCGCCGCGCCCTGCAGGGGTCCGGCGTGGCTCTGGTGCTGTTCGGAATGCTGCTGTGGTGGCTGCTCCCGATCGGGGAGACGCCGCCGAGCGGGACGCTGACGTTCAGTACGGGCGCCCGCAACGGTGTCTACCAGCGCTACGGGGAGCTGCTCCAGGCCGCGCTCGCCCGCGATCTGCCCGATGTCACCATCAGCCTGCGCACCAGCGAGGGGTCCCAGCAGAACCTCGCGCGCGTGGCGACCGGCCAGGCGGACTTCACCATCGCCACCGCGGACGCCGTGGCCACGTACCAGCGCAAAGGCGGACCGGGCGCCGGCCGGCTGCGCGGCTGCGCCCGGCTGTACGACGACTATGTGCAGCTGGTCGTCCCGCGCGGCTCCACGGTGCGCTCGGCCGACGAGCTGAGGGGCAGGCGGGTGGCGGTGGGCCAGCCGGGCTCGGGAGTGCGGCTGATCGCCGAGCGGCTGCTGAGGGCCGCGGGCCTGGACCCGCAGCGGGACATCGTCCCGGTGGCGGCGGGCATCGACACCGCCCCGGACCGGCTGGAGCGCGGCGAGCTGGACGCGTTCATCTGGTCGGGCGGGCTGCCGACCACCGCGATCGTGGACCTGTCACAGCGGTTCCCGGTGCGGCTGGTGCCGCTGGGCGACCTGCTGCCCGCCCTGCACGCGCAGGACGGCATCGCCGATTATTACCGGGCGGCGACCATGCCCGCCGACGCCTATCGCGAGGTACAGGACGGGTTCCCGGTGACCACGGTGGCCGTCGCGAATCTGCTGGTGACGACGGACCGTACCAGCCCGCAGCTCACCGAGGGCTTCACCCGCAGCGTGATCCGCAGCCGTGACGGCGTCGGCCGCGAGGTGCACGCGGCTCAGCTGGTGGACCTGCGCACGGCCATCTACACGGACCCGCTGCCGCTGCACGAGGGGGCCAGGCGCTACTACCTGTCGGTCAAGCCGTAG
- a CDS encoding response regulator transcription factor, translated as MRLLLVEDDNHVAAALSAILARHGFDVVHARNGEEALQALLPAGQQPFGVVLLDLGLPDQDGYEVCGKIRKRTSTPVIMVTARADVRSRIHGLNLGADDYVVKPYDTGELLARIHAVSRRTAPGDEGAAPAGEGALRLGSVAIELSTRRVSVDGEVVQLTRKEFDLLALLAQRPGVVFRREQIISEVWRTSWEGTGRTLEVHVASLRAKLSRPALIETVRGVGYRLAAPPASLQGP; from the coding sequence ATGAGACTGCTGCTGGTCGAGGACGACAACCACGTCGCCGCGGCCCTGTCCGCGATCCTCGCCAGGCACGGCTTCGACGTCGTGCACGCGCGTAACGGCGAGGAGGCGCTGCAGGCCCTGCTCCCCGCCGGACAGCAGCCGTTCGGTGTCGTACTCCTCGACCTCGGGCTGCCCGACCAGGACGGGTACGAGGTCTGCGGGAAGATCCGCAAGCGCACCAGTACCCCGGTCATCATGGTGACCGCGCGCGCCGACGTCCGCTCACGCATCCACGGCCTCAACCTCGGCGCCGACGACTATGTCGTCAAGCCGTACGACACCGGGGAACTGCTCGCCCGTATCCACGCCGTCAGCCGCCGCACCGCCCCCGGGGACGAAGGGGCGGCACCGGCCGGCGAGGGCGCGCTCCGCCTCGGCTCCGTGGCGATCGAGCTGTCCACGCGCCGCGTCAGCGTCGACGGCGAGGTCGTCCAGCTGACCCGCAAGGAGTTCGATCTGCTCGCGCTGCTCGCGCAGCGGCCCGGAGTCGTCTTCCGCAGGGAGCAGATCATCAGCGAGGTGTGGCGTACCAGCTGGGAGGGTACCGGCAGGACGCTCGAGGTCCATGTGGCGTCCCTGCGTGCCAAGTTGAGCAGGCCCGCCCTGATCGAGACCGTGCGCGGTGTCGGCTACCGTCTGGCTGCGCCGCCCGCGTCGCTGCAAGGCCCGTAA
- a CDS encoding HAMP domain-containing sensor histidine kinase, whose protein sequence is MRTRLLPLLIFLLALVLVALGFPLAVSVAAAQQQNVVVDRIDDTARFAALAQFVTDVDTYFGTDPAVGVTGEDPDKRRATLTAELARYHELYGIKAGVFRRDGTAMGLAPDDWAVPESGEGRQAFEEALAGRRSHDPDQVWPWQRGRLVVASPVVRDGDVVAVVVTDSPTGPMRSRTLNGWLLIAAGETAAMLLAVAAAFRLTGWVLRPVRVLDTAAHDIATGRMNARVAAAGGPPELRRLARSFNEMADHVEEVLEQQRAFVADASHQLRNPLAALLLRIELLALELPAGNAEIASVRTEGKRLAQVLDDLLDLALAEHAAADLRLTDIGALTAERLDAWRPLADDKGVRLTGDGIPAVTAWADPVALSSVLDAVIDNALKFTQEGEEVQVAVRSDGADSRIVVADRGPGLTEEELTRVGDRFWRSNRHQNIKGSGLGLSIARALLAAGGGSITYGPNEPHGLRVTVILPRTPATA, encoded by the coding sequence GTGCGTACCCGACTTCTTCCGCTTCTCATCTTCCTGCTGGCGCTGGTGCTGGTCGCTCTGGGCTTTCCGCTCGCGGTGAGCGTCGCCGCCGCCCAGCAGCAGAACGTGGTCGTGGACCGGATCGACGACACGGCGCGCTTCGCGGCCCTCGCCCAGTTCGTCACCGACGTCGACACGTATTTCGGAACCGACCCGGCCGTCGGTGTCACGGGGGAGGACCCGGACAAGCGGCGGGCGACCCTGACCGCGGAGCTGGCCCGCTATCACGAGCTGTACGGGATCAAGGCCGGCGTCTTCCGCCGTGACGGCACCGCCATGGGGCTCGCCCCGGACGACTGGGCCGTGCCGGAGAGCGGCGAGGGGCGCCAGGCGTTCGAGGAGGCCCTCGCCGGCCGGCGCAGTCATGACCCGGACCAGGTCTGGCCGTGGCAGCGCGGCCGGCTGGTCGTCGCCTCCCCGGTCGTCCGGGACGGCGATGTGGTCGCCGTCGTCGTCACCGACTCGCCCACCGGCCCGATGCGCTCGCGCACCCTGAACGGCTGGCTGCTGATCGCCGCGGGGGAGACCGCCGCGATGCTGCTCGCGGTCGCGGCCGCGTTCCGGCTGACCGGCTGGGTGCTGCGGCCCGTACGCGTGCTGGACACTGCGGCCCACGACATCGCGACAGGCCGGATGAACGCCCGGGTCGCGGCGGCCGGCGGCCCGCCCGAACTCAGGCGCCTGGCCCGCTCGTTCAACGAGATGGCCGACCATGTAGAGGAAGTCCTGGAGCAGCAGCGTGCCTTCGTCGCCGATGCCTCCCACCAGCTTCGCAACCCTCTGGCCGCGCTGCTGCTGCGTATCGAACTGCTCGCCCTCGAACTCCCCGCGGGCAACGCGGAGATCGCCTCGGTGCGCACCGAGGGCAAGCGACTGGCGCAGGTCCTCGACGACTTGCTGGACCTGGCGCTGGCCGAGCACGCCGCCGCGGACCTGCGGCTCACCGACATCGGGGCCCTGACGGCCGAGCGGCTGGACGCCTGGCGGCCGCTCGCGGACGACAAGGGCGTCCGGCTCACCGGCGACGGCATTCCGGCGGTCACCGCCTGGGCCGACCCGGTCGCGCTGTCCAGCGTGCTCGACGCGGTGATCGACAATGCGCTGAAGTTCACCCAGGAGGGTGAGGAGGTCCAGGTCGCGGTCCGCTCCGACGGCGCCGACTCCAGGATCGTCGTCGCCGACCGGGGCCCCGGTCTGACCGAGGAGGAGCTCACCCGTGTCGGCGATCGCTTCTGGCGCAGCAACCGCCATCAGAACATCAAGGGCTCGGGCCTGGGCCTGTCCATCGCGCGGGCGCTGCTGGCGGCGGGCGGCGGCTCGATCACGTACGGGCCGAACGAGCCGCACGGACTGCGGGTGACCGTCATCCTGCCGCGTACGCCGGCTACGGCTTGA
- a CDS encoding class III extradiol dioxygenase subunit B-like domain-containing protein encodes MLVAAAVCPCPPLLVPEVAAGAAPELDEARDACAAALGVLAAARPELLVVVGPAGPEGAGRHLMGATGSFRGFGVDLEVTLGAAGRTAAHELPSSLAVGAWLLEQAESSSVPVEGLGVEETLGAGQCAELGRELAGRAGRVALLVMGDGSACRTVKAPGYLDDRAAGFDTTAARALEAADHEALLTLDESLARELKAAGRAPWQVLAGAAEGAGLGGQLLYENAPYGVGYFVALWS; translated from the coding sequence ATGCTTGTTGCCGCAGCCGTCTGCCCCTGTCCGCCGCTGCTTGTGCCCGAAGTGGCGGCCGGTGCCGCGCCCGAGCTCGACGAGGCGCGGGACGCTTGTGCCGCAGCCCTCGGGGTGCTGGCCGCCGCCCGGCCCGAACTGCTGGTCGTCGTGGGGCCGGCCGGCCCCGAGGGGGCTGGACGGCACCTCATGGGGGCCACCGGTTCCTTCCGTGGCTTCGGGGTGGACCTGGAGGTGACCCTGGGGGCAGCCGGCCGGACCGCCGCACATGAGCTGCCCTCCTCGCTCGCCGTGGGCGCCTGGCTGCTCGAGCAGGCCGAGTCGTCCTCCGTCCCGGTCGAGGGACTCGGTGTGGAAGAGACGCTCGGCGCCGGGCAGTGTGCCGAGCTGGGGCGTGAACTCGCGGGCCGCGCGGGCCGCGTGGCCCTGCTGGTGATGGGTGACGGCAGTGCCTGTCGTACCGTCAAGGCGCCGGGCTATCTCGACGACCGCGCGGCCGGGTTCGACACCACGGCCGCCCGGGCACTGGAAGCGGCGGACCATGAGGCGCTTCTGACGCTGGACGAATCGCTGGCGCGGGAGCTCAAGGCGGCGGGCCGTGCCCCCTGGCAGGTGCTCGCGGGCGCCGCCGAGGGCGCGGGCCTGGGCGGACAGCTGCTCTACGAGAACGCGCCGTACGGGGTGGGCTACTTCGTCGCCCTCTGGTCGTAG
- a CDS encoding amino acid ABC transporter permease, which translates to MTSVLYDAPGPRAKRRNVLYTVAFLVVLGLVAWWFLGVMAEKDQLTAEKWSPFVTDSEVWTTYLIPGLTETLKAAALAIVIALPLGALLGIGRLSDHAAVRTVAGTVVEFFRAIPVLLLMVFANEAYSQYTDIPSDDRPLYAVVTGLVLYNSSVIAEVVRAGVHSLPRGQTDAAKAIGMRKGQTMTNVLLPQAVTVMLPALVSQLVVIVKDTALGGALLGFNELLSQNRQITANYGANTIATMTVIALIYILVNYLLTSFASRLERRLRRAGKSGGAVLGADAMEETETMGGPGLHAEEARAG; encoded by the coding sequence ATGACCTCCGTTCTGTACGACGCCCCCGGCCCTCGCGCCAAGCGGCGGAACGTCCTCTACACCGTCGCCTTCCTGGTCGTCCTCGGCCTGGTGGCCTGGTGGTTCCTCGGCGTCATGGCCGAGAAGGACCAGCTCACCGCGGAGAAATGGAGCCCGTTCGTCACGGACTCCGAGGTCTGGACGACGTATCTGATCCCGGGCCTGACGGAAACGCTCAAGGCTGCCGCACTGGCGATCGTGATAGCGCTGCCCCTGGGCGCGCTGCTCGGCATCGGCCGGCTCTCCGACCACGCCGCGGTCCGCACGGTCGCGGGCACCGTCGTGGAGTTCTTCCGCGCCATCCCGGTGCTGCTCCTGATGGTGTTCGCCAACGAGGCCTACTCGCAGTACACCGACATCCCGTCCGACGACCGTCCGCTGTACGCGGTCGTGACCGGGCTGGTCCTCTACAACTCGTCGGTCATCGCCGAGGTCGTACGGGCCGGCGTGCATTCCCTGCCGCGCGGCCAGACCGATGCCGCCAAGGCCATCGGCATGCGCAAGGGCCAGACCATGACCAACGTCCTGCTGCCGCAGGCCGTCACCGTCATGCTCCCGGCCCTGGTCAGCCAGCTCGTCGTCATCGTGAAGGACACGGCACTCGGTGGCGCCCTGCTCGGCTTCAACGAACTGCTCTCGCAGAACCGGCAGATCACGGCGAACTACGGCGCGAACACCATCGCGACCATGACCGTCATCGCGCTGATCTACATCCTGGTCAACTACCTGCTCACCTCCTTCGCGAGCCGGCTGGAGCGCAGACTGCGCCGCGCCGGGAAGTCCGGCGGCGCGGTCCTCGGCGCCGACGCCATGGAGGAGACGGAGACCATGGGCGGTCCGGGACTCCATGCCGAGGAAGCAAGGGCCGGCTGA
- the miaB gene encoding tRNA (N6-isopentenyl adenosine(37)-C2)-methylthiotransferase MiaB, giving the protein MSAKTYEVRTYGCQMNVHDSERLSGLLEDAGYVRAPEGTGEGEADVIVFNTCAVRENADNKLYGNLGRLAPMKAARPGMQIAVGGCLAQKDRDTIVKKAPWVDVVFGTHNIGKLPVLLERARIMEEAQVEIAESLEAFPSTLPTRRESAYAAWVSISVGCNNTCTFCIVPALRGKEKDRRPGDILAEIEALVAEGVSEITLLGQNVNAYGSDIGDREAFSKLLRACGNIEGLERVRFTSPHPRDFTDDVIAAMAETPNAMPQLHMPLQSGSDAILKAMRRSYRQERFLGIIRKVRAAIPHAAISTDIIVGFPGETEEDFEQTLHTVREARFANAFTFQYSKRPGTPAAEMENQIPKEVVQARYERLVALQEEISWEENKKQVGRTLDVMVAEGEGRKDGATQRLSGRAPDNRLVHFTKPEQEVRPGDVATVEITYAAPHHLLAEGPTTAVRRTRAGDAWEKRNAGEAAKPAGVMLGLPTVGAPAPLPPVTGGCSAH; this is encoded by the coding sequence ATGAGCGCGAAGACTTACGAGGTGCGCACCTACGGGTGCCAGATGAACGTCCACGACTCCGAGCGGCTGTCGGGCCTGCTGGAGGACGCCGGATACGTACGTGCGCCCGAGGGCACGGGTGAGGGCGAGGCCGATGTCATCGTCTTCAACACCTGCGCGGTGCGGGAGAACGCCGACAACAAGCTGTACGGCAATCTCGGCCGGCTCGCCCCGATGAAGGCCGCACGCCCCGGGATGCAGATCGCCGTCGGCGGCTGCCTCGCCCAGAAGGACCGCGACACCATCGTGAAGAAGGCGCCGTGGGTCGACGTCGTCTTCGGTACGCACAACATCGGCAAGCTGCCGGTGCTGCTGGAGCGTGCCCGGATCATGGAAGAGGCGCAGGTCGAGATCGCCGAGTCGCTGGAGGCGTTCCCCTCCACGCTGCCGACCCGGCGCGAGTCCGCCTACGCCGCGTGGGTCTCCATCTCCGTCGGCTGCAACAACACCTGCACCTTCTGCATCGTGCCGGCGCTGCGCGGCAAGGAGAAGGACCGCCGTCCCGGCGACATCCTCGCCGAGATCGAGGCACTGGTCGCCGAGGGCGTCTCCGAGATCACCCTGCTCGGCCAGAACGTCAACGCGTACGGCTCCGACATCGGCGACCGCGAGGCCTTCAGCAAGCTGCTGCGCGCCTGCGGGAACATCGAGGGCCTGGAGCGGGTCCGCTTCACCTCGCCGCACCCGCGCGACTTCACCGACGACGTGATCGCCGCGATGGCCGAGACCCCGAACGCGATGCCGCAGCTGCACATGCCGCTCCAGTCCGGTTCGGACGCGATCCTCAAGGCGATGCGCCGCTCGTACCGGCAGGAGCGATTCCTCGGCATCATCCGGAAGGTGCGCGCGGCCATCCCGCACGCAGCCATCTCCACCGACATCATCGTGGGCTTCCCCGGCGAGACCGAGGAGGACTTCGAGCAGACCCTGCACACCGTGCGCGAGGCACGCTTCGCGAACGCCTTCACCTTCCAGTACTCCAAGCGCCCCGGGACCCCGGCCGCCGAGATGGAGAACCAGATCCCCAAGGAGGTCGTGCAGGCGCGCTACGAGCGTCTGGTCGCCCTGCAGGAGGAGATCTCCTGGGAGGAGAACAAGAAGCAGGTCGGCCGCACCCTGGACGTCATGGTCGCCGAGGGCGAGGGCCGCAAGGACGGTGCCACGCAGCGTCTTTCCGGCCGCGCTCCCGACAACCGCCTGGTTCACTTCACCAAGCCGGAGCAGGAGGTGCGTCCGGGCGATGTGGCGACCGTGGAGATCACTTACGCGGCCCCGCACCACCTGCTCGCCGAGGGCCCGACGACCGCGGTGCGTCGCACCCGCGCCGGTGACGCCTGGGAGAAGCGCAACGCCGGTGAGGCGGCGAAGCCGGCCGGCGTGATGCTGGGCCTGCCCACGGTGGGCGCCCCGGCCCCGCTTCCTCCGGTCACGGGCGGCTGCTCGGCGCACTGA
- a CDS encoding FAD-dependent monooxygenase: MDPVIIVGAGPVGFSLALALAAQGVPTVVLDEGPGKDEPRPARTAILRPDTVAFAERLGCTTIHDEGTRWVAWRTFRRKQLLRQFDFGEGGDGGESPLHLPQHALTRGLHEAAMAQPLVDVVTDSRVDTIEQDDDGVTVHTRGTEPTWWRGSHLVGCDGARSTVRKLLGVRFPGRTAVERHAVAALRVELPWPGEALLYRLPNWPGVGAEVTARPLPDSAWRFDWLLPPSGELVTPDSLVARVRNTLTGLCGEAPPYELLDTGVHTLHHRLARRWRVGRAFLAGDAAHLLGALGTQGLDEGLRDAENLAWKLALAWHHGASDTLLDSYQSERRTAVAARLRAADQAMPVLRGGGGLRTYIPGAARGHDTLLTDGHLGLGPLGAPPAYPHTPLAPPRAGSQTLVGTEVGARVEDVRVTAPDGATVRLHDRLGQGRLLVVLVAPGTGVWERRHWMTAGVMPRLAAAVTALPVRAELLVAENYPEAAAHTVLLVRPDGCLVAAFGGVRPAELYAAADAVRGGAPDSVGSADPDSPAGPDEPADPVPTGRTADIN; this comes from the coding sequence GTGGACCCGGTGATCATTGTCGGCGCGGGGCCGGTCGGATTCTCGCTGGCCCTCGCGCTTGCCGCACAGGGCGTGCCCACTGTCGTCCTCGACGAGGGCCCCGGCAAGGATGAGCCACGTCCGGCCCGCACCGCCATACTGCGGCCGGACACCGTCGCGTTCGCCGAGCGGCTGGGCTGCACCACGATCCATGACGAAGGGACCCGCTGGGTCGCCTGGCGCACCTTCCGGCGCAAGCAACTGCTGCGGCAGTTCGACTTCGGGGAGGGCGGCGACGGCGGGGAATCGCCGCTGCACCTCCCGCAGCACGCGCTGACCCGGGGGCTGCACGAGGCCGCCATGGCCCAGCCGCTCGTCGATGTCGTCACCGACAGCCGCGTCGACACGATCGAACAGGACGACGACGGTGTCACCGTCCACACGCGCGGCACCGAGCCCACCTGGTGGCGCGGCAGTCATCTGGTCGGCTGCGACGGAGCCCGGTCCACCGTGCGCAAACTGCTCGGCGTCCGCTTCCCGGGGCGTACGGCGGTGGAACGGCACGCGGTGGCGGCGCTGCGCGTCGAACTTCCCTGGCCCGGCGAGGCATTGTTGTACCGGCTGCCGAACTGGCCGGGCGTCGGGGCCGAGGTGACGGCCCGACCGCTGCCGGACAGCGCCTGGCGGTTCGACTGGCTGCTGCCGCCCAGCGGCGAGCTCGTCACCCCCGACTCGCTGGTCGCGCGGGTACGGAACACCCTGACCGGCCTGTGCGGTGAGGCTCCTCCGTACGAACTGCTCGACACCGGCGTCCACACCCTGCACCACCGGCTGGCCCGCCGCTGGCGGGTCGGGCGGGCCTTCCTCGCCGGGGACGCCGCACATCTGCTCGGCGCCCTCGGCACGCAGGGGCTCGACGAAGGGCTGCGGGACGCGGAGAACCTCGCCTGGAAACTGGCCCTGGCCTGGCACCACGGAGCGTCGGACACCCTGCTCGACAGCTACCAGTCGGAGCGGCGCACCGCCGTCGCCGCCCGGCTGCGCGCCGCCGACCAGGCGATGCCGGTGCTGCGTGGCGGCGGAGGGCTGCGCACCTACATCCCGGGGGCGGCGCGCGGCCACGACACCCTGCTGACGGACGGGCATCTGGGGCTCGGGCCGTTGGGCGCGCCCCCCGCCTACCCGCACACCCCCCTCGCACCTCCGCGCGCCGGTTCGCAGACGCTCGTCGGGACGGAGGTGGGTGCGCGGGTCGAGGATGTACGGGTCACGGCGCCGGACGGTGCGACCGTGCGGCTGCACGACCGGCTCGGACAAGGCCGGCTGCTGGTGGTGCTGGTCGCCCCGGGCACGGGCGTATGGGAACGGCGGCACTGGATGACGGCCGGCGTCATGCCGCGGCTCGCCGCCGCGGTGACCGCTCTGCCGGTACGGGCCGAGCTGCTGGTCGCCGAGAACTATCCCGAAGCCGCCGCGCACACCGTGCTGCTGGTCAGGCCCGACGGCTGTCTCGTCGCCGCTTTC
- a CDS encoding ABC transporter permease subunit, translating into MFDFLESGQYDLLGAFWVTVQLTVYSAIGSLIWGTLLAAMRVSPAPLMRGFGTFYVNMVRNTPLTLIIVGSSLVLNQTLLFGLGGDTFKETGFRLAVLGFVAYTGTFVCEALRSGINTVPVGQAEAARALGLSFTQVLGLIVLPQAFRASVAPLANVLIALTKNTTVAAAIGVAEAALLMKEMLENEAQALFTVFAIFAFGFIVLTLPTGLLLGWVAKRVAVKR; encoded by the coding sequence GTGTTCGACTTTCTTGAGTCCGGGCAGTACGACCTGCTCGGCGCCTTCTGGGTAACGGTGCAGCTCACCGTCTACTCGGCCATCGGCTCCCTGATCTGGGGAACCCTGCTGGCCGCCATGCGGGTCAGTCCGGCCCCGCTGATGCGTGGCTTCGGCACCTTCTACGTCAACATGGTGCGGAACACCCCGCTGACACTGATCATCGTCGGATCGTCGCTGGTGCTGAACCAGACCCTGCTGTTCGGTCTCGGCGGGGACACCTTCAAGGAGACCGGCTTCCGACTGGCCGTTCTCGGATTCGTCGCCTATACCGGCACCTTCGTCTGCGAGGCACTGCGGTCCGGCATCAACACGGTGCCGGTCGGCCAGGCCGAGGCGGCCCGCGCACTGGGCCTGAGCTTCACCCAGGTGCTGGGGCTGATAGTGCTGCCGCAGGCCTTTCGCGCGAGCGTCGCCCCACTGGCGAACGTACTGATCGCACTGACCAAGAACACCACTGTTGCCGCGGCGATCGGTGTGGCCGAAGCCGCGCTGCTGATGAAGGAAATGCTCGAGAACGAGGCCCAGGCGCTCTTCACGGTCTTCGCGATCTTCGCGTTCGGGTTCATCGTCCTCACCCTCCCGACCGGTCTGCTGCTGGGCTGGGTGGCCAAGCGAGTGGCGGTGAAGCGATGA